TCAACTAAAAGCCAAATAGCAATTCGGGTTCCCGCAATACAAGCTTCCCCACCACACACACCAGGAGTTTTGGTAATTCCCCTTCCACCAGTGCTAAGGTTTTTGGTTAGACTTTGAATAATCTCTGCTTTGTCAGCCAGCGATAGGTTGACAAGTTGATGTTCGATTTCTTGACGAGTCATGGCGATCGCAGATGATTGGCAGTTGTCTGTATTTTAGCAATTTGGGTATGGGTGATAACTTTGTTAAGCTACGAAGATCGCACTCTAAAAATATGTCACGATGCTGATAATATCAGGTATAAGCAAACTAGGTTAGGTTTCCTGTGGCTGCACCTATAGAAATTCGTAAAAGAGCGGTATTGCACGCCCAAGCTTGATAATTGAAACACCAATACCATATTACCAACCTCATTCATGACCTCCGAACGCGAAAGGGTCGATAATGATTCACCGTGGAAAGAAATCTTAGAAGCCTACTTTCCCCAAGCAATGCAATTCTTCTTTCCTCAAACAGCTGCATTAATTAATTGGGAACGTCCCCATGAATTTCTTGATAAGGAATTTCAACAAATAGCCCGCAATGCTGAACAAGGAAGAAGATACGCAGATAAATTAGTCAAAGTTTGGCAAATTCAAGGACAGGAAATTTGGCTGTTAATCCATGTCGAGATTCAGGCGAAACCGGAAGATAACTTTGCTCAAAGAATGTTTTCCTACAACCTACGAATTTTTGACAGATTTGCCAAACCAGCCATTAGTTTAGCAATTTTGTGTGATACAGACCCGGAATGGCGACCAAATCAATACAGTTATAATTATCCTGATACGAGTCTGCATTTTAAATTTGGAACCATCAAACTTCTCGATTATCAAAACCGTTGGACTCAATTAGAGAAGAGCAATAATCCTTTTGCAACGGTTGTGATGGCACATTTGAAAACACAGCAGACGAGTAAAAAACCAGGAGAACGCAAAACTTGGAAATTTAGCTTAATTCGCCGATTGTACGAATTAGGTTTTCCAGAAAAAGATATTCGTAACCTTTACCGCTTCGTGGATTGGGTTATGATTTTACCAAAAGCATTAGAAGCAGAGTTTTGGCAAGATTTTAAGGAGTTTGAGCAGGAGCGTACTATGGGTTACATTACCACAGGTGAGCGCATAGGCTACGAGCGTGGGAAACAAGAAGGGGGACAGATTATCATTCTACGACTACTACAAAGACGAGTAGGAGAGCTATCTCAAGAGGTGAAAAAGCAAGTACAGGCTCTTTCACAGGAAGATTTAGAAGCACTTGGCGAAGCGTTACTAGATTTTACAGCAATGGGTGACTTGCTCAATTGGTTACAAGCACATCCTAATGAAGCTGAAAATTAGCGCTCTTCGCCGCTTAACGAGGCGATAAGCGGAGCTTAAGCCTTCGGCGATCGGATTGTTTTGGCAAGATTTTAAGGAGTTTGAGCAGGAGCGTACTATGGGTTACATTACCACAGGTGAGCGCATTGGCTACGAGCGTGGAAAACAAGAAGGGGGACAGACTATCATTGTACGGCAACTACAAAGACGAGTAGGAGAGCTATCTCAAGAGGTGAAAAAGCAAGTACAGGCTCTTTCACAGGAAGATTTAGAAGCACTTGGCGAAGCGTTACTAGATTTTACAGCAATGAGTGATTTGCTCAATTGGTTACAAGCACATCTCAATGAAACTGAAAATTAGCGTTCTTCGCCGCTTAAGGTTCAAAGTAGCGTCTCGTTAGCGCAGCCTCTCGTAGAGAAGAGAAGCGATGGGCTGCGCCCCAACCTAGGCGATGCTCCTTTAGGAGCCGCCCAAGGGGCGATGGCGCAAAGCGCCCGCCTTACGGCGATCGCGTCGAGATATACCGCGTCAACAAAAACTGCTATATTGCACGCCCAAGCTTGATAATTGAAACACCAGTTCAAAAACTCAAGTGAATCACAAAGACACAGAGAGCACAAAGAGACTCTGTGTTATCTATGCCTCTGCGGTTCATTTTATCTTAGTCTTCCCAGGGTAGTAATATATAACGCTGCTTCATCTGCAGGAATCCCGAGAACTTCATTGACTTGGTCATCAAAGAAGCCGCCGATACCACTAACACCTAAGTTCAGGCGAATCGCAGCTAGATTTAGCTTTTGTCCCAAATGACCGGCATCCATGTGTAGATAACGGTAAACGCGATCGCCGTACTGAGCTACGGCTGATTTTAAATCTGCGGTATGGAAAACGACTGCTGCTGCATCTCGTCCTAACTCTTGTCCTAAACAGAGGAAGTGTAACTCTCTACGGAAGTTTTTAAAACGAATTTGTCGCAATTCTTGTGCTTTGGGTGCGTAATAGTAACAGCCTGCCTCAAGACCTGTTACCCCGGAAACAGCAATAAATGTTTCTATTAAATTTAGGTCAAAGTAATCGGTTGAATTATCAAAACCTTGGTCAACGTAATTTTGAGGTTGATAAGTAAAATCGAGTAAAGCTTTTAGTTCATCAAAGGTTAAATCATCACCACTGTAGGCACGGGTAGAACGCCGCTTGAGAATGGTCACTTCTAATCCTTCTAGTTTTTCTGCCCAGTCTATGGGCTGGGTAGCAGTAGGGATTTTTTCACAGAAAGGAAAATTATATTTATCTTCTAAAGATTTTTCTTGTTTCACCTCAGGCAAATTGAGCTTACCTGTTGTCCCTGATTGAATCTCGGTGCAGTGATGAAAATACGTGAGTAGTTCACCATCGGGAATTTGAGGATAGTTAGTTTCCTTAGCAGAGGGTAAGGTTGTTCGTCCTGTGGGTAAGTTTTGCTTAATATCCAGCAAGTCTGCTAGGGGAAGAACTGCGATCGCACCTTCTTGTTGTACATCAATGTACAGGAGTTCGTTCACCGCCTCATCAACAAAGCCACCAATCAGGTGAGGGCGATAGTTACTCACAGCGCTAGCTAACTCAATGTTACCCAACAGGTGTCCCGCATCCAAAAAAACTCGTCGGTAAGCTCTATCTTCATATCGCCATGCAGAACGATAGAAAACGGCAGTGATGATAATTGCTAGCTGGGTACTTTCCAAAGCAGGATGCCAGAAACAAGCTTCTTGCAGCTTCTGCCAAACATCACTTTCCCAATAGTGCATTAGGGAATGAGTTCGACACTGGTAGTTGTACAGCCCTGGTGGTAGTAACGGCGTGCCACGGGAAACTACATACATCTCCGCAGGGTACAAACCACCCGCACTCGGTGCAGCTCTAAGATATACTGCACTTCCCATGGAAGG
The sequence above is a segment of the Mastigocladopsis repens PCC 10914 genome. Coding sequences within it:
- a CDS encoding DUF433 domain-containing protein, producing MTRQEIEHQLVNLSLADKAEIIQSLTKNLSTGGRGITKTPGVCGGEACIAGTRIAIWLLVEARQLGIHEAQLLQDYPYITAADLVNAWAYADAYPEEIAAAIRANNEVVA
- a CDS encoding DUF4351 domain-containing protein, whose product is MTSERERVDNDSPWKEILEAYFPQAMQFFFPQTAALINWERPHEFLDKEFQQIARNAEQGRRYADKLVKVWQIQGQEIWLLIHVEIQAKPEDNFAQRMFSYNLRIFDRFAKPAISLAILCDTDPEWRPNQYSYNYPDTSLHFKFGTIKLLDYQNRWTQLEKSNNPFATVVMAHLKTQQTSKKPGERKTWKFSLIRRLYELGFPEKDIRNLYRFVDWVMILPKALEAEFWQDFKEFEQERTMGYITTGERIGYERGKQEGGQIIILRLLQRRVGELSQEVKKQVQALSQEDLEALGEALLDFTAMGDLLNWLQAHPNEAEN
- a CDS encoding SagB/ThcOx family dehydrogenase — encoded protein: MPELRQSIAQHYHERTKYDPQLLASKNKELDWSKQPVPFKEYKIGSAYDLKPYIQEESEAFANNPEALWWQRLSRLLFCSYGLTAKMPSMGSAVYLRAAPSAGGLYPAEMYVVSRGTPLLPPGLYNYQCRTHSLMHYWESDVWQKLQEACFWHPALESTQLAIIITAVFYRSAWRYEDRAYRRVFLDAGHLLGNIELASAVSNYRPHLIGGFVDEAVNELLYIDVQQEGAIAVLPLADLLDIKQNLPTGRTTLPSAKETNYPQIPDGELLTYFHHCTEIQSGTTGKLNLPEVKQEKSLEDKYNFPFCEKIPTATQPIDWAEKLEGLEVTILKRRSTRAYSGDDLTFDELKALLDFTYQPQNYVDQGFDNSTDYFDLNLIETFIAVSGVTGLEAGCYYYAPKAQELRQIRFKNFRRELHFLCLGQELGRDAAAVVFHTADLKSAVAQYGDRVYRYLHMDAGHLGQKLNLAAIRLNLGVSGIGGFFDDQVNEVLGIPADEAALYITTLGRLR